GAATCGACTGCAGCAGCGCATCCATGTCGGCACGTTGCTCGCGGTGCATGCGCGCCGCATGGCGATGCGCCCAGTGATGCGCGCGGTGATCATGGCCGCCACGGTGCCAGGCGACATCGGCGGCGCTGACAAAACATGCCTCATGCGCCCAGCACTCGGCCAACCGGCCTTGCGCGAGCGCCTCGTCCAGCCAGGCCGCCGGGTAATCGCCCAGGCGCGAATGCAGCACCAGGTAGGGGCTGCGCGCCACCACGTGGATGGTGTCGATCTGCAGCAGGCGCATGCGCGCGACCGCCGCCACCACGTCGTCGCGCCGGGGCCGTCGTCGCGGCGCCTGCAGCAGGCCCTGCGCCGACAGCTGCAGCGCCCGCGCCTGCGCCAGGCTCAACACGTGGCCATCACCTGAAGCGGCGCCCAATGGCCGCCTGCCTTCACGACTTCGTGACCTGGATATTGAGTCGGCATTTACAAGGCCCCTGTTAGCGTGAAACGCGAATCGGCAGGAGAACGCCCGCTCGATGGAGTGCAGGGCACCGCACAACTCCGCCGATCATTCTGGCATGGAGTACCGATGATGAAATCCCGCAAGCCATTATTGAGCGCCCTCGCCGCCGGCACCCTGCTGTTCGCCGGCAGCCTGATCGCGCAGCAGGACATGCCGCCGCAGACGCCTCCGCCATCGCCCACGGACACGGCGCCGCAACCGCTGCCGCCGCAAACCGTCCCGCCGACACCGCCAGCGGCCGGCACGGCGGCAGCGGCACCGACCAGCCAAGTCGACACGGCCACCATGAACACGCCGGCGGGCCAGTTGGAGGTGCGTTCGAGCATGCCTCCGCCCCCGCCGGCCGGCCCGGCGCCGAGTTTCGAGCAGCTGTCCGGTGGCGGGAAATACATCAGCGAGGAACAGGCCTCGGCCTACCCCCTGCTTGCCAATGACTTCCTGCACGCCGACCGCAACCGTGACGGGCGCATCAGCAAGAGCGAGTACAAGCGCTGGACCGACGACAAGTGAGCCTCCACGCCACAGACGCCGGTCGCACGCGCGGCCGGCGTTTTCATGTGCCGATCACCGCCGTCCGCGCTCGCTCCGCTAAACTGGTCCGCCGACCCGCCAGGAACTTTCCTCCATGAAACGTCCGACCGCGGCCGTCCTGATGGCGCTGTGCGCCGGCGCCCTGGCCAGCGCCGCGCACGCGCAGAACCCCGACCCCACCGACATCCGCGCCTGCACCGCGATCGAGAGCGATGCCCAGCGGCTGGCCTGCTACGACCACGCCACCGGCCGGGTCAACCTGCCGATCGCGCAGAAGCGCATCGACCAGACCACCGCCACGCCGGGCATTTTCAGTCGCGATCATCCGAAGGTCTCCGCCAGCGCGGAAACCAACCGCGAAGTGGCGACCCCACTGTCGCTGCTCGACAGCCGCTGGGAACTGTCACCGGAAAGCAAGCTCGGCACCTTCAACATCCGCGGCTACAAGCCGGTCTATGCGCTGCCGGTTTTCGCCACCAGCAACCAGAACAAGCGACCGCACAGCCCGAACCCGGACAACACCGTGCCGGGCCCGGGAGAACAGCTGGACAACGCGGAGATGAAGTTCCAGCTCAGCCTGAAGACCAAGCTGTGGCAGGGCGTATTCGGCGACGCCGGCGACCTGTGGGTGGGCTATACCCAGTCCTCGCGCTGGCAGGTGTACAACGCCAAGGCCTCGCGGCCGTTCCGCGAAACCAACTACGAGCCCGAGGCGATGCTGGTGTTCGACACCCACTACCAGGCGCTGGGCTGGGAGGGGCGGATGCTCGGCATCGGCTTCAACCACCAGTCCAACGGCCGCAGCAATCCGCTGTCGCGCAGCTGGAACCGGGTGATCGCCAGCGTCGGCTTCGAGCGCGACGGCTGGGCCGTGATGCTGCGCCCGTGGTGGCGCGTCCCGGAGGCGCGCCGCGACGACAACAACCCCGACATCAGCGACTACATGGGCCGCGGCGAGATGCAGGTCGTGCACGAATGGCGCGGCCAGGAGTTCGGCATGCTGCTGCGCCATTCGCTGCGCGGCGGCAACCGCAGCCACGGCTCGGCGCGCTTCAGCTGGAGCTTCCCGGTCGCCGGCAACCTGCGCGGCTACATGGAGGTGTTCAAGGGCTACGGCGAAAGCATGATCGACTACAACCACAACGCCACCTACCTCGGCCTGGGCGTGTCGCTGCTCGACTGGTATTAGGGCGGAGGGTGGAACGGCGAAGGCCCGGTGCAAGCACCGGGCCTTCGCGTTGCGGCAGCAGCCGCGATCAGTGGTGGTGGCCGCCGGCGCCGTGTACGTGGCCGTGCGCCAGTTCTTCCGCGGTGGCGCCGCGCACGTCGGTCACCTCGATGGCGAAGTGCAGGGTCTTGCCGGCCAACGGGTGGTTGGCGTCGATGAACACCACGTCGTTCTCGACCTTGGTGACGGTGACGTTGACCTGGCCTTCCGGGCCGTTGCCCTGGAACTGCATGCCGGGCTGGATGTCCTCGACGCCCTGGAATGCCGCGCGCGGCACTTCCTGCATCAGCTCCTCGTGGCGCACGCCGTAACCTTCCTCGGGCGCCACGTGGGCGGTGAACTTGTCGCCGGCGGCGCGGCCTTCCATCTGTTTTTCCAGGCCCGGCACGATATGGCCGCTGCCATGCAGGTAGGTCAGCGGCTCGCGGCCCGCGGAGCTGTCGATGACCTGGCCATCGTCGTCGGTCAGCGTGTAATGGAAGGCGGCAACGGCGTTCTGGGCAATCTGCATGATGGTCTCGTGAAAGGTTCGGCGCCACCCACCGGCGACGAGGACCGGCAAGGTTAGCAGAAGCGCATCAGGCCGCCATGATCGGACCGTCAACCGCCCAGCCGGGCCCGCGTGTCCTTGCCGATCTTTTCCGGCGTGTCGGTAGAGGCGTAACGCTTCACCACCTGGCCGTCCGCGTCGACCAGGAACTTGGTGAAGTTCCACTTGATCGACTCGCTGCCGAGAATGCCCTTGCCTTCGCTCTTCAGCCATTTGTACAGCGGATCGGCGTGCTCGCCGTTGACCTCGAGCTTGGCGAACAACGGAAAGGTCACGTCGTACTGGGTGCTGCAGAACGTCTTGATCTCGGCCTCGTCGCCGGGTTCCTGGTGGCCGAACTGATCGCACGGGAAACCGAGCACCACCAGGC
This genomic stretch from Rhodanobacter thiooxydans harbors:
- a CDS encoding glutathione peroxidase; protein product: MSSVYDFTVRDIDGNPRSLAEWRGKTLLIVNVASKCGFTPQYQGLETLWQDQRDLGLVVLGFPCDQFGHQEPGDEAEIKTFCSTQYDVTFPLFAKLEVNGEHADPLYKWLKSEGKGILGSESIKWNFTKFLVDADGQVVKRYASTDTPEKIGKDTRARLGG
- a CDS encoding phospholipase A, with product MKRPTAAVLMALCAGALASAAHAQNPDPTDIRACTAIESDAQRLACYDHATGRVNLPIAQKRIDQTTATPGIFSRDHPKVSASAETNREVATPLSLLDSRWELSPESKLGTFNIRGYKPVYALPVFATSNQNKRPHSPNPDNTVPGPGEQLDNAEMKFQLSLKTKLWQGVFGDAGDLWVGYTQSSRWQVYNAKASRPFRETNYEPEAMLVFDTHYQALGWEGRMLGIGFNHQSNGRSNPLSRSWNRVIASVGFERDGWAVMLRPWWRVPEARRDDNNPDISDYMGRGEMQVVHEWRGQEFGMLLRHSLRGGNRSHGSARFSWSFPVAGNLRGYMEVFKGYGESMIDYNHNATYLGLGVSLLDWY
- a CDS encoding FKBP-type peptidyl-prolyl cis-trans isomerase produces the protein MQIAQNAVAAFHYTLTDDDGQVIDSSAGREPLTYLHGSGHIVPGLEKQMEGRAAGDKFTAHVAPEEGYGVRHEELMQEVPRAAFQGVEDIQPGMQFQGNGPEGQVNVTVTKVENDVVFIDANHPLAGKTLHFAIEVTDVRGATAEELAHGHVHGAGGHHH